Within Paralichthys olivaceus isolate ysfri-2021 chromosome 19, ASM2471397v2, whole genome shotgun sequence, the genomic segment AAATCAAAGCCGCACAAGCaaagttgaaatatttgttttaaaaaccaAGAACTCAGTGAAAGCAGGGCCGAGGCTTCAACTGAGAAACAGAGGATTACTTTTAGATATTGTTTGGGTGGAGTCCTGGAATTTAGACtaataaaaaacttttaaccAACAAAATTCAGATCATTTCAAGATTCTTTACACCAGAAGCAAAATTGTTCATAACTTGTCAAAAGGACTTTTTAATCTGGGTCTAATTCTAATTACAGACAAATTATCTGTTGAATCTCAGAAGATCTTTAAAAAATTGTTATTTAAGTTGGTGTCTTTGCAAACTAGAAATTGTCAATTTACTgtcacacacatctgcagcaaATCTTAATCTGAAGCcgtgaaaatgtttctttcatCACCTGTTGACATCTCGTTAAATAGTTGCAAAGCCAAAACAATACATGAAATAGGAAACATATCAGATACTTCCACTTTGGTACAAGCTTTGGctggaattaaaaacaaacacaaaatccatCTTCTAAATCAGAAAAGACAGAAGCGGGTTTGTCGGCTGCTGTCAACAGACAAAGTACATAATGACATCACAGCAGAAAGACGTCCCACCACGAGAGACTCGTCTCCCTCGGTCTTATCCAGACACCTGCTGGCAACACTGGAAACCAGAAAAACCTGAATTTGTGTTTGACTGCACGAAAAgctttacagcagcagagaggtggAAGATGAAACCCGTCATTAAATCCACCGCAggattttaacacacacacttccggAACATGTTTCGTTACATTTGAAGCCCGacagtcaaatgaaaaaaaaaaggcacgaAGAACATGTTAAAGGataaaatagtttattttatagTCTCATAGTAAAGGTAGGCCTCAACTTGCAAGACAATTGTTGGCAGTATGTACAACATACTTGTAATTTCCATGGAATGGAATCGGACAAACAAAGACCTATTACGCTAATGATATCCTcctaaatgcaaataaaatggaaccaatatacatacacacacgtttCCTAGACACGCAAAATGCTTTCTTATGTCTCGGGGGAGATTCAGCAACATGATTTTACCGTGTAAAGCACAACACATCAACAGGGACCGATTCCGCTTCCTTGTACTGCGACGGACGGGAGCTACCTTCTGACATTCAATACCTATTTCATACCCTTTAAGGAAAAACTACGTGTGACAAATTGGCATTTTCCCAAATGACTCGTGAGATTACTACAAAATGcataacatatttttttttttcaactcgAAAACATCCaatcattgctttttttttgtataataatatataaaacgAGATGCCTAACGTATTCAGCCACCTAAAGTCATTCACTACTTCAAGCTAAAGGACGAAATACGATACAAGTTTAGGAATATTCTCCTTCAAAACATCAATTTCAACAGAGTCacggtttctttttttttctcttttttgtcgTGTTAACGTGTCGGGGCAGAAAACGCCTGCGCTCCAGTGGGCCTGAGGTGGGTATCACTTTTACGTTTGCTTCAAAGCGCCTTCACATTCTTTAGTGGAAAAAAATTAAGCTACAAAtcggtttcttttttttaagttttatttttaaaaaaggtaaaCTTCTCCAGGACCATTTatctaggtgtgtgtgtgtgtgtgtagattctaaacaggtttttaatcaagaataaagaaatgaacaaaaagaaagtcaaatatataatatagcaGTGCTTGGAGGAGTACGCctggtgccccccccccctccaaaacaACCCCGGGTCGGAGGAGGGGCTTCATTGAGGGTACAAAAAAAGCATCAAGTCTTTAAGTAGCCAAGCTGCCTCTTTTTGGGTTTTGGACTGCTGACGTTGCTAGAGGGGAAATACCAATGACGCAGAaccagggaggagagaggaggagagagggagagagaggaggagagagggagagaagggggggggggggtagggaggggaaaaaaacctgaAGCTCTCTACATGTATTGAAGCAGTCGTCTTCCACCCTGCTGGCTTCCTCTCTCCTGTTCGCAGAGACCTGGTGGAgcgagaagagggagagagggttgTGGTGGGCGGAGGTTTGAGGGGTCACGACTCTCCAGTGCGAGCCCAcccagagatggaggagagagagagaacgaagaCGTCAGTGAGGGCGGCCGGTGGCGGTGGTTGTCGTCGTCGTCGTGAGAGATGAGGGGGAGGGTTCGATGAGCCTCGAGAGCTTTGAAGGCCGCGTTCGCTCTCACCCTCCCCTTGTCCCCCGCCACCGCCACCTCGGCCGGGTTTCGAGCCGAGCGGCTTTCTAGCTGGCCTCCACGCGCAGCTTCTTCCTGTTGGGCGGCTCCTCGGGCTCCGACTCGGAGCTGGAGTCGGAGCCTCCGTCGAACGCCGACACAGCGCTGCCTTTGGGGTTGGTGTACAGGCTGCTGTCGGATGAGGAGTAGCTGGCCTGAAGCTGGGCGGAGCCCTTCACTTTCTCCAGAGCACGCACtgcaggaagacaaagaagGAGCAACAACAGCGTTTCACAAAAGCATTAGCATTTGTCTTTGGCCTCCCCTCTATCACTGCAGGGCCATTTTTATTTGCTGGAAAGATTCTCAGAGCTGCCTCAGGTTCTCAGAATCTATCTCGCAGGTGTAATAGGTAGAAACGTCAAGTGTCCCTGAGCCtgagggaggagatgagagtGAAGCAGTGAAATGCAGTGGCGTCGTTACCTTGCTGCTCCAGCAGAGCATTCTGCCTCTTCAAGTCGTCGATGTCCTGCTGGTGCGTGTGATTTTTTCGCCTCATGTACTGGATGTACTCTGTGGCTTTGTCTAGGATTTGAGCTCGAGACGCCTGTTTGGTAGACTGCTGTTAGTGACACATGCAAAAATGAAGCAATGACGCATGTATACAGTCTTTAATATAAAAATTCATGCACGTTATgctacacacagacatgcacacacacacgcacacacatagaaacagcagcagggaaATCTGTCTCCTCTTAACGTCTCACTATGTACGAGCACTTCAGTCTGACCTCCAGGGGTCAGGTCACGACCCTGACACAGAACTGTCACAGTGTTTGACCCGATTACATCAAACAAGCTGCTGCAGCCTGTTAGTGGACAGTTCCATCACGTCAGAGGACGACAGAACCTCAACacagtaatataataatatataataatatataaatcatCATGAGAAACTTCTTAAAACTAAGTCTTTACCTCAACTTCTGCATTCATATCATCGtctgtataaagatggaagacatgacaTCGTATTCAGGATTTTTTGTATTCATTTCTcaatagtgggaggaagtggaggcatgtcgtccatctttattcacgtCAATGATTTACGTCAAAACAAGGATTCCCTGTGGTGATTTACTGCAAAGCTGAGGAACCTAACGTAACCGAGCCCACCTCATTACGTCAGCAAGAACTGGGAcaagttttgttttcctttttgatTCATCAGCTGTTGTCTTGGTTATCGGCTTAAACCGAGGGAAGGTCGGAACATTTCATCGCATGTAACAAACATTTGATAGAACGCTGATTAAACCAGATGGTTTTTACATCTGAGAAGCTGGAACTGGTGAGTGTTTGGCTTTTGAATCAAAGGAGCAGTTGCATCAGCTTTAGTTATTACATCAAATGAGCGGGATTATGATTTTGGGAAAGGAACTGAAGTGATCATTAGAATTAGTCAGGAACTACATGGTTCCTAACACAAACAGTATGTAAATACATTCGGATTCATGCGCAGCCCTAATGTTCACTGCTCCTACAGAGCAACAACAGCAGTATGGTTGTGAGAACTGTAACCCAACACTTTATACACATTATGAGCACACTTCCCTCTGAGCATCTCACGAGCCGCCGCCCTTCACACTGCTCGCCCGTCCTGAACGGGTCTTTtaggggaaaagaaaacacgGAGCGGCCAGTAACTGAAGCGGCTCCAAACGTCCTGGATGTCAAAACAGGAAGAGAGcaacaaaaatgtcctcataaTAACTTCCTGACATCGGTCCAAGTCTTTAAGACTGCATCGCTCGTCTCGCTGCCACTCTGCTCTGTTACGCCagctgccctcctcctcccagcccAACTATTTCCctccactgacaaacacacacacacacattgagtgAAGACATCTGCATCTCTGATTATTCACTAGAAATCGTCTTAATTACATAATGGCACAAATtctattattacattttctaaaCAGTCAATTTCAtgttgaacacacaaacacacacacacacttcaagcaaacacaagacaaaacaacaaaaataagttTGAGTGTGATGATTAGAAAAGTGCTGGGGAACTTACAGTCTGGGGGTTACCAACCTTTTCTCCCTGCAGGGCGGGCACAGAGTCCCGCAG encodes:
- the max gene encoding protein max isoform X8; protein product: MSDNDDIEVDSDADKRAHHNALERKRRDHIKDSFHSLRDSVPALQGEKASRAQILDKATEYIQYMRRKNHTHQQDIDDLKRQNALLEQQVRALEKVKGSAQLQASYSSSDSSLYTNPKGSAVSAFDGGSDSSSESEPEEPPNRKKLRVEAS
- the max gene encoding protein max isoform X6 — translated: MSDNDDIEVDSDADKRAHHNALERKRRDHIKDSFHSLRDSVPALQGEKVGNPQTASRAQILDKATEYIQYMRRKNHTHQQDIDDLKRQNALLEQQVRALEKVKGSAQLQASYSSSDSSLYTNPKGSAVSAFDGGSDSSSESEPEEPPNRKKLRVEAS
- the max gene encoding protein max isoform X2 gives rise to the protein MSDNDDIEVDSDEDSPRYHCVADKRAHHNALERKRRDHIKDSFHSLRDSVPALQGEKVGNPQTASRAQILDKATEYIQYMRRKNHTHQQDIDDLKRQNALLEQQVRALEKVKGSAQLQASYSSSDSSLYTNPKGSAVSAFDGGSDSSSESEPEEPPNRKKLRVEAS
- the max gene encoding protein max isoform X1, whose translation is MSDNDDIEVDSDEDSPRYHCVADKRAHHNALERKRRDHIKDSFHSLRDSVPALQGEKVGNPQTQSTKQASRAQILDKATEYIQYMRRKNHTHQQDIDDLKRQNALLEQQVRALEKVKGSAQLQASYSSSDSSLYTNPKGSAVSAFDGGSDSSSESEPEEPPNRKKLRVEAS
- the max gene encoding protein max isoform X5, producing MSDNDDIEVDSDEDSPRYHCVADKRAHHNALERKRRDHIKDSFHSLRDSVPALQGEKASRAQILDKATEYIQYMRRKNHTHQQDIDDLKRQNALLEQQVRALEKVKGSAQLQASYSSSDSSLYTNPKGSAVSAFDGGSDSSSESEPEEPPNRKKLRVEAS
- the max gene encoding protein max isoform X3, translated to MSDNDDIEVDSDEDSPRYHCVADKRAHHNALERKRRDHIKDSFHSLRDSVPALQGEKQSTKQASRAQILDKATEYIQYMRRKNHTHQQDIDDLKRQNALLEQQVRALEKVKGSAQLQASYSSSDSSLYTNPKGSAVSAFDGGSDSSSESEPEEPPNRKKLRVEAS
- the max gene encoding protein max isoform X4, whose translation is MSDNDDIEVDSDADKRAHHNALERKRRDHIKDSFHSLRDSVPALQGEKVGNPQTQSTKQASRAQILDKATEYIQYMRRKNHTHQQDIDDLKRQNALLEQQVRALEKVKGSAQLQASYSSSDSSLYTNPKGSAVSAFDGGSDSSSESEPEEPPNRKKLRVEAS
- the max gene encoding protein max isoform X7, whose protein sequence is MSDNDDIEVDSDADKRAHHNALERKRRDHIKDSFHSLRDSVPALQGEKQSTKQASRAQILDKATEYIQYMRRKNHTHQQDIDDLKRQNALLEQQVRALEKVKGSAQLQASYSSSDSSLYTNPKGSAVSAFDGGSDSSSESEPEEPPNRKKLRVEAS